One stretch of Armigeres subalbatus isolate Guangzhou_Male chromosome 2, GZ_Asu_2, whole genome shotgun sequence DNA includes these proteins:
- the LOC134209839 gene encoding uncharacterized protein LOC134209839: protein MPVRVAETVEELRANAHNHYETAKLEFPFNNFRNWRKVAHSTAYIFRFIRNTRPNGFSRMDGGLTMDEIQHAENFHIRTAQQDTFQEEISILRRKGNDAALPKRSPLFKLVPFLDDQGILRMKGRTGACKYVSLDAVNPIILPRDHPITHIIIRTYHDKFHHHNHESVINEVRQKFCVARLRQMYAKVRSDCPRCKLRDAGPNPPAMADLPACRLAAYSCPFTHTGIDYFGPMEVSVGRRVEKR, encoded by the coding sequence ATGCCTGTCCGTGTTGCGGAGACTGTAGAGGAGCTACGTGCCAACGCTCACAATCATTATGAAACGGCAAAGTTGGAGTTTCCATTTAACAATTTTCGGAATTGGAGAAAGGTGGCTCATTCGACAGCATATATTTTTCGGTTTATCAGAAACACCCGTCCCAATGGGTTCTCTCGAATGGATGGTGGTCTGACAATGGATGAAATCCAACATGCAGAGAACTTCCATATTCGCACCGCCCAGCAAGATACGTTTCAGGAGGAGATATCAATTCTTCGTCGCAAAGGAAACGACGCTGCGCTTCCCAAACGAAGCCCTTTGTTCAAATTGGTTCCCTTCCTTGACGATCAAGGAATACTACGCATGAAAGGCAGGACAGGAGCATGCAAGTACGTTTCACTGGACGCAGTTAATCCCATCATTCTTCCGCGTGATCACCCGATAACGCACATTATCATACGGACTTACCACGACAAATTTCATCACCACAACCACGAATCGGTGATCAACGAGGTTCGTCAAAAGTTCTGCGTTGCACGGCTCCGTCAGATGTATGCCAAAGTTAGATCCGATTGCCCGCGGTGCAAATTGAGAGATGCTGGTCCTAACCCTCCAGCAATGGCAGATCTCCCTGCATGCCGACTAGCCGCGTACAGCTGTCCATTCACACACACCGGCATAGATTATTTTGGTCCAATGGAAGTATCAGTAGGTAGAAGGGTCGAGAAGCGGTGA